The following proteins come from a genomic window of Falco rusticolus isolate bFalRus1 chromosome 9, bFalRus1.pri, whole genome shotgun sequence:
- the RPS24 gene encoding 40S ribosomal protein S24 isoform X2 has product MNETVTIRTRKFMTNRLLQRKQMVIDVLHPGKATVPKTEIREKLAKMYKTTPDVIFVFGFRTHFGGGKTTGFGMIYDSLDYAKKNEPKHRLARHGLYEKKKTSRKQRKERKNRMKKVRGTAKANVGAGKKK; this is encoded by the exons ATG aacGAAACAGTGACCATCAGAACCAGGAAGTTCATGACAAACAGGCTTCTTCAGCGCAAGCAGATG GTGATTGATGTTCTTCATCCTGGGAAGGCCACAGTCCCCAAAACAGAAATCAGGGAAAAGCTGGCGAAAATGTACAAGACGACCCCTGATGTTATTTTCGTCTTTGGCTTCAGAACTCACTTTGGTGGTGGCAAGACAACAGGTTTTGGCATGATCTATGATTCCCTGGACTACgcaaagaaaaatgaaccaAAGCACAGGCTTGCTAGG CATGGCTTGTATGAAAAGAAGAAGACTTCCAGGAAGCAGCGAAAGGAGCGTaagaacagaatgaagaaagTCAGGGGCACAGCCAAGGCAAATGTTGGTGCTGGCAAGAAG
- the RPS24 gene encoding 40S ribosomal protein S24 isoform X1 — protein MNETVTIRTRKFMTNRLLQRKQMVIDVLHPGKATVPKTEIREKLAKMYKTTPDVIFVFGFRTHFGGGKTTGFGMIYDSLDYAKKNEPKHRLARHGLYEKKKTSRKQRKERKNRMKKVRGTAKANVGAGKKKK, from the exons ATG aacGAAACAGTGACCATCAGAACCAGGAAGTTCATGACAAACAGGCTTCTTCAGCGCAAGCAGATG GTGATTGATGTTCTTCATCCTGGGAAGGCCACAGTCCCCAAAACAGAAATCAGGGAAAAGCTGGCGAAAATGTACAAGACGACCCCTGATGTTATTTTCGTCTTTGGCTTCAGAACTCACTTTGGTGGTGGCAAGACAACAGGTTTTGGCATGATCTATGATTCCCTGGACTACgcaaagaaaaatgaaccaAAGCACAGGCTTGCTAGG CATGGCTTGTATGAAAAGAAGAAGACTTCCAGGAAGCAGCGAAAGGAGCGTaagaacagaatgaagaaagTCAGGGGCACAGCCAAGGCAAATGTTGGTGCTGGCAAGAAG
- the RPS24 gene encoding 40S ribosomal protein S24 isoform X4: MNETVTIRTRKFMTNRLLQRKQMVIDVLHPGKATVPKTEIREKLAKMYKTTPDVIFVFGFRTHFGGGKTTGFGMIYDSLDYAKKNEPKHRLARHGLYEKKKTSRKQRKERKNRMKKVRGTAKANVGAGKK, from the exons ATG aacGAAACAGTGACCATCAGAACCAGGAAGTTCATGACAAACAGGCTTCTTCAGCGCAAGCAGATG GTGATTGATGTTCTTCATCCTGGGAAGGCCACAGTCCCCAAAACAGAAATCAGGGAAAAGCTGGCGAAAATGTACAAGACGACCCCTGATGTTATTTTCGTCTTTGGCTTCAGAACTCACTTTGGTGGTGGCAAGACAACAGGTTTTGGCATGATCTATGATTCCCTGGACTACgcaaagaaaaatgaaccaAAGCACAGGCTTGCTAGG CATGGCTTGTATGAAAAGAAGAAGACTTCCAGGAAGCAGCGAAAGGAGCGTaagaacagaatgaagaaagTCAGGGGCACAGCCAAGGCAAATGTTGGTGCTGGCAAGAAG